Genomic DNA from Rana temporaria chromosome 1, aRanTem1.1, whole genome shotgun sequence:
CTAATGCATATGTTTGCCTTGGATTAGTTTGgccatttaaaggggaactccacactcaATTTCCTTTTTCACGTTTCTAATGCATATGTTTGCCTTGGATTAGTTTGGCCATttaaaaggggaactccacactctGTGAGCCTTGAGCTGCCTTCACCAATCCAAACCACATACTATTTGAGACCAAACAACAAGGCCAGCTAGTAAAGGTGCGAGAAGAAGGATGGCCAATTCCCTCCTGAACCATTCAAGGCCACATGCATGCACTCAACCTAGCTGGCTGCCCTTGGGCCATGTTGGGCTCAGCCCAATACCAAGCACAAATCACCTTGTCCACGCTGCTTTAGAGGGGCTTTACCCATTTTATAAAGACCCCCTGTCTGAAGCCCCCCCACAACCTCAGTCTAGGCTTTTgtgtggaagaggcccttgtcccccccccccccctttcatgcgCTGGCCTGCTGTGTTTGGCTAGGGGGTTTGTTATTGCGTGGGAGGGGCACATTCTTTTGCAATTTTGTGGATGTCTTTTTCACATGAGCGTTTTCCTTTTAATCCTTTTCAGACCAAAATGGTCTTGTATGTATGGGGGGCAGAgaattgtttgttttgtgttttaaacCTTGCAGCTGCAAtgtagaattttattttttttctagaaagccGTGCATCTTTGAAGCATCATTTTGTAAACATGTTccaagatgcaccactttacaggcagagtaacccccccccccccagtttactagcttaaggccaggttcacactgtggGCGTGAACCTGTGCGATTTTACATAAACGCATACAATTTTACTTATGCTTGTCAGTCCTGATTTTGGCAGCGATTAAAGAGACAATTCTGCATGTTTTTGGCTTGCACAAATATCAAAGAGTAAGTCAGAACTTACTTTGTTAAATCAGTGCAGTATATGCGGTGTTGCAATGATTAGGATGGTGCAATTGACAGTAATTGCTGGCAAATGCTGcctatttgacatgtcaaatcgcaccaatgtgaaGCGGGGCTCACGGCTAGTTCACTCAATAGAAGCGCAGTCCAGATGTGTTGCAGATGCCTttgtgcatgtgtgtgttttGCTGCGTTTTCCTGCGTTACTGTACAGACCACTGCAGGGAAAATTTACATTAACTGGAACTGCGAGCATTGGTGTGAGAAGACAGCATGGCGGCCAGAGACATCTCCCACGAGGCCATTATAGCCCTGGTGCATGCCCGACCGGAGTTATGGGACCCAGAATGCCCTGGATATGCCGACAGAGTGTTGAAGAGGTCAAAGTGGGAGGAAGTGTACAAATTTGTCACACCGAACTGGGACGAAATGTCTGCAACTGATCAAGATAACCGAGGTGAGTGCAAAGTTTCTGGTGTTTATGTATGTTCATGTATCAGGGTACACATGCATCATAGCTCTTTCATTACAACCAGACTaatgaagatttaccccccctaatgacaaggcaatttttttgcaatacagcgctGCGTCAATGACAATGCTGCAACCAAACCAAATTGttgttcctttttttcacacaaaggtCGGGCATTAGTACTTTctggacaatttaaaaaaacaaaaaaaacaggaggggcagCTAAATTTtagcagacagattggacacttttgtcaCTTGCAGTGAAAGGGGTCAAATGGTTTGTGTATTCTCTAGTTTCTTGGGTGAGAGCAAATCTCTCTCAATGTACGGCTTATATgcgtttattttttcaaaatatattattaaattatACAATGAAATATATATTGCAGGGAAGGAGGTTTATACAAGGTGGAGATCCCTACGCGACCGCTACAAGAAAGAAGTAAACAAAGAGAAGTCTGCGGAGCACCCTCAACTCGCCGTAGGCCCAACCCCCATGCAGAGGCATTGTCTTTCTTGAGGCGCACCACCGAGATGCGTGCGTAAGTAACATATATGTTATTTCACTAACGTTTTGTGGGCAGTATAGCTGCACTGTCCCATTCATTTGAACAGGCTTGAAagttgaaggagcggtatacacaccgctccctcACCACTCCAAAAATGCTGCTTCCAGGATTTCTGTTTGCACcttaccgctccagtgtgaaaggtgtagacccatttttttttccctcctagcTCCGGATAGAGGGCTATTCTGTTGTGTACACATGACACTATTCATGATAACTGTTTTTAAAAACGTGTAATGTTTTTACCTAGAACTGTCTCAAGTGTTCCTGCAAGAGCCATAGCAAGGCGTGCAAGTTCATCACCAGAAAATAATACTGAGACCAGCCAGGAAACCATTCCAGAGACAGTTTCATCTCAAGAGTATCAAGAACCTCCAGAACCGCAGGTATGTAATTTGGTCACGATCTCCATCTTTTTTTGGTCGTACTTCTGGCTTTGTACAGTGACAGGTTTTTGGGACTACAAGTGCCTGTGTCTGATCGATTCAAAACGGGTGCTGCAAGCTGTGACACAAGCACTGGCACATATATTTAAGCAAGCATCAAGTGTGACCTCTGTTCACCATGTGTGACCTCAACATCAGAAGCGTAAACTATGCATTCTATCTATTTCCAGGGAAATCTTGACAAGAGAGCACGATCTACTTCCACCACTCGTCGACCACGCCAACAAGAGACACCTTTTTGAGGATTATTTTAATCGTATTATTGCAGAAATGAGAAAACAATCACAAAATGATGCCTAAAAAGATGAGTTCCTCAACATCTCAGATCccgatgtcatttttttgagAATGTTACTATGTGTACTCAGGGAGATTCCGCCAGAGAAACGCACTGATGTTAGGGGTGATATACATGCCTATTTAACGTATATAGTGTCCGCATGCAAAGAGCAACGCCCATATCCTAAATTTCAACCATGGGCTCTGGGTTTTAATTCACCTAGTGGCTCTTTGAGTCAGCCAATGCCCAGTCCTGAATGCCGTGACACCACACCAGTCATGAACTCATATGCAGGGCCGCCACCAACATATACACCCTTCCCATCTTATCCTGGTTTTCAGAGAATGCATGGGCAGCCCCACCCAGTCAGTTCACCCTCATCTACACAATCCGTACCACATATAGATGTTGGCAGTGAACCAAACCCTTCTACCTTGCGTTCCTCTTACCCAGTGTATCAGAACTTGTAGTTTTTTCTACTTttattactgttttattttttttttagtttttgctcatGCAATGTTTTATTGATACCTTTGCACAAAGTAATGTTTAGCGtatgttcaccctaaaaacaaatttctaacattacagcCAGCATACTAAGCACATCCACTGTATGTAGGTCTTTGTTTTTGACCGTACCAACCGTGATATTGGCATTTTGTCCAAGGCTTAcggcgttcctatccttggatttgatgattgacggcttgtgcaACAGTTTTCCTggcgcacaacgcgcgtcaccagatttctagaaatagccgagctgcaagtcggcactatacggtggACACAGGCGAGAGGgaaactgtttcacaagccgtcaatcatcaaatccaaggataggaacgcccactcccgcagttaacagaacccggaagccctgaacAAAATGACAATATCACGGTATGtacagagacaaaaaaaaaaacctacatacAGTGCTTAGTATGCTTAGTGTGCTGGAtgtattgtttgaaaaaaataataattaggtGAACCCCCGCTAAATGGCTTGGTTGGCCTGAATTGTTTccttaagcttgtgcattgttggttcacttactcttTCCTACCATTTCCCttctatatacagtaggtgtttgtgatattgtgcttttagcacgacagcgtcgcgctgatactccgcgacagggtgccgagatctcgccgacatctcacactcactggaatagtgacagcacatcccagcaagcgcgtcatagaagcgacgggagatccgacttggattcccgccaattctacacgtgtgcggcgtttgttatgaatcctgagggggaagtccccgccggattttaaataaaaatccggcatgggtccccccctcaggagcataccgggcccttaggtctgttatgggttgtaaggagagcccccctacgccgaaaaaaccggcgtagggggtccccctacgatccataccagacccgtatccaaagcacgctacccggccagccaggaagggagtggggacgagcgagccccccccccccctcctgagccgtaccaggctgcatgccctcaacatgggggggttgggtgctctggggcaggggggcgcactgcggcccccccacctcagagcaccctgtccccatgttgatgaggacagggccccttcccgacaaccctggccgttggttgtcggggtatgcgggcgggaggcttatcggaatctgggagccccctttaataagggggcccccagataccggccccccaccctaagtgaatgagtatggggtacatcgtacccctacccattcacctgcaagaaaagtggttaaaacacaaataaaccacacagtgtattaaaatattttattagtctgctccggaggccgccccctgtcttctttattagctcttttaccagggggggcttcttctttgacgtcttcgggtgggtgggggccgccgtctggttctcttccaccgccgggggggggtggcttttaaaaaagcccccaccccccccggcgggtttcctccggcgtcttcggcggggctcttcttcttccgctatcccgacgggtcttctccgctatccggggggtctcgccgctgttgactcgtcgcaccccggttcttcgtctcgcagtccggtcccttcttccgtgctgtacgtcttcttccgtgctgtgagttcttcttccgcgctgtgacgtcatgttcttcacttctcttcttctcccgatgttgactcgccggtcctcctcgctgaaatgacggatgcgcgccttgcatcggacctatataggcctcacagtcccatcatgctctgtacctacccatgtgatacctaccacgtgggtaggtatcacatgggtaggtacagagcatgatgggactgtgaggcctatataggtccgatgcaaggcgcgcatccgtcatttcagcgaggaggaccggcgagtcaacatcgggagaagaagagaagtgaagaacatgacgtcacagcgcggaagaagacgtacagcacggaagaagggaccggactgcgagacgaagaaccggggtgcgacgagtcaacagcggagagcggcgagaccccccggatagcggagaagacccgtcgggatagcggaagaagaagagccccgccgaagacgccggaggaaacccgccgggggggtgggggcttttttaaaagccaccccccccggcggtggaagagaaccagacggcggcccccacccacccgaagacgtcaaagaagaagccccccctggtaaaagagctaataaagaagacagggggcggcctccggagcagaaaaataaaatattttaatacactgtgtggtttatttgtgtttttaccacttttcttgcaggtgaatgggtaggggtacgatgtaccccatactcattcacttagggtggggggccggtatctgggggcccccttattaaagggggctcccagattccgataagcctcccgcccgcataccccgacaaccaacggccagggttgtcgggaaggggccctgtcctcatcaacatggggacagggtgctctgaggtgggggggccgcagtgcgcccccctgccccagagcacccaacccccccatgttgagggcatgcagcctggtacggctcaggagggggggggggggcgctcgctcgtccccactcccttcctggctggccgggtagcgtgctttggatacgggtctggtatggattgtagggggaccccctacgccgtttttttcggcgtaggggggctctccttacaacccataacagacctaagggcccggtatgctcctgaggggggggacccatgccggatttttatttaaaatccggcggggacttccccctcaggattcataacaaacgccgcacacgtgtagaattggcgggaatccaagtcggatctcccgtcgcttctatgacggctctgtctccatcgcggcaagccagctcggcgctggctcccgcgatggggctcgtaggtgctccatctcgccgagaaagagagcgagattgacacaaaatcgggttcacctactgtatatatatttttttttctcaattcctGTTTCTCCTAGGTACGCTTTCCACTATCATCCGAGCCATGCAAAgttatttagaacagcttactaaacaccttactgaggagaaacaggaagtgagaaattcagatgaagaaaacaaaacattagtgaaatagaaggaaaattgaaccaacaatgcacctaGGAAACGATTTAGAAATTAAAGAGAACAAGATTATGTTCCTCAAAATGTTTTTCTCTCAGGAGAATTTTGCACACAATCTGAAGCACTTAAATTCAAAATGGCTGCTGATGTTGCTACATGCACCCCTCTTTTGAACAAGTTATTTTTGCTGTTTAGCATTGATCTTATAAAAAGTATTTAACAAGGGTCTACACccgctcttttttgaaaaaaagtcgACCGCTACAAacactatagctgctgacttttaaagacACTTTGTggaatatttactaaaggcaaatccatttagtatacaagtgcacttggaagtgcagtcgctgtagatctgagggggacatgcaagtaaaatagtaaacacatttgcttgcacatgattgaaagaTAATAATCAGCAGATCTACCACCCATATCAGATCTActactcagatctacagcgaatgcacttccaagtgcacttgtagtgttaAGTTGTTTTGCCTTATTAAATTAACCCCTTTGATCTAAACTGCCCCCCGGAGGACAATCCCTCTATCCTGCTAGCTTTCGATGCCGCCATCAGGAAACTGGCAGTGTGCGAGCAGCATCACTCTTCGTGAATGTGCCGGCTGCTTTCGTGCCGTAGGAGGACAAAGGTAGAAGACCCATCGCCTACCCCAATGTTTTTGggcaatttgtttttatatttttttttatattttttcaggcaGGGTAGAACTTCACTTTCAGTTTTTGTTCATGCACCTAATGTCCACATCTATttagtgaaaaaaagattttctaaCAACACATCAGGAATATCTCTGGAATGTTCtaatgcagggatatgcaattagcggacctccagctgttgcagaactacaagtcccatgaggcatagcaagactctgacagccacaagcatgacacccagaggcagagacatgatgggaattgtagttttgcaacatcaagaggtccgctaattgcatatccctgttctaatgggtcactttatatttttttggaaatgttctgTGTCATGTTTTACTTGAAGAAAAATGCATGTTCATAaggaatattataaaaaaaatagttttgtattGTTTTGTATAGATGCAAGCAACCATATTTTGTAAGCATCGTTCTTTTGTAATGATTTACACATTTGTGATACAAAAATTAACAAAGTgtataacaaagaaaaaataaatccgATTTAATTGGACAAAGTTGTCAACTAcaaatttttttacagaaaaaaaatgtaaacagtgaTATTATAAAAAGGTTGAtgtaatggttaaaaaaaaatagtagactAAACATAATCGTACTGCCACGGTAGCTGTCCATCATCGGAAAGGAAAACATCTGAAAAATGTTCACGGACTTGTAGAGCATGATTGCTTGGGCGACTGGTAGTAACACTCCCTCTGTGCTCTTCACAAACAGGTAACGGTGGTTCATTGTGTGCAATCTCCTTTCCCCTTAGAAAGTTATGGAGAACACAGCATGCCAAAACCACATTGACAGCGTGatccacttccaagtgcattgccGTCAACAGTACACGCCATTTAGCTGTACAAATACCGAAGGCGCACTCCACCATTCTGCGTGCACGGCTCAGGCGGTAATTGAAGATGCGCTTCTTGGCAGTAAGACCGTGCCTAGTATAGGGCCTGAGGAGGTGAGTGGATAAGGCAAATGCCTCATCTCCTAGCACTACTAGGGGTAGATCTGGTCCAGCAGTACCAGGTAGAGGCCTTGGCTGTGGTACATTAAAATCCCCATACTGCAGACGCTGTCCCATCATGGAATTTCTAAAAATTTGTGAATCTCCAGAGCTCCCGTATGCTCCAACATCCACCGCTACAAAGCGCATGTTTGCGTCACTCAGTCCCAGCAGCACAATGGAGAAATATTTCTTGTAGTTGAAATAGCGGGAACCAGAGTTTGGTGGCTTGATGAGCCTGATATGTTTCCCGTCTAATGCTCCAATACAATTCGGAAAGTTTGTCTTCTCCCAAAACTCCTCCGCTATCTCTTCCCACAAGCTGATTGTTGGTTCCGGCATGACTGTGCTCTTCAACTCCTCCCAAATGGCAATACAGGTGTCATGTACTATGGTTGACACAGTTGAAATCCCCATTAGGAATTGATGATGAAGTGAGGTGAAACTCGCTCCAGTGGCAAGGTATCTGCAATACAATAATTAAGAACAATTCAATCGATACACATACATAGAGTTCTGTATTACACATAAATAGAGTTCTGTATTACGATACACATAAATAGAATTatgaattggaaaaaaaaaaagcagcggcTTAGCTGGAGACTTTTCATCAAAGACGAAAATGAtggaagaaaaatggagagagggagagagggagagagggagagggagagggagagagggaatcTATATATAGCAAGTAAATAGATATACAATCACACATACACTATTGTCCATATTGGTACACCAGCATGTGCATGAATGATATGAAAAACCTACCTTAAAGTAAGTAACAGCCGTTCTTCCTCACTTATGCATCGTCCCATGTTGGTCCTTTGTCGGATGATTCGTCCTCGAACAAGCCCCAACAATTCGTCAAAACTCTCCATCCACATCCTTGTGTAGTTATAGAACTTATCACCATGGGTTCTAAGTTCACCGAACATCAGGGCAAAGTAGCCAATAGAAAGACGCTGTGAGGTTAAAGGATGCACCCAGTAACGACGGAGACGTCTTCTGGACTCGATAGCTCTTCTCCTCTTCATTTTCATGAATAGCAAGATGAGTATTGCCATCAAACTACCCATACATGCATTCATCTTGAAAGATctcaatacaatacacagaaCGCTCCTCTCACTCCAAACTCCAACACACACACTCAGCCAGGGAACAAAGGAGACAGGAAATAGATGTTTTGAAATGCAGAGGACCGAAATGCATCATGGGTAGAATTCAAGggaaccaaacaaaaacaaaaaaaaatagaaagggttgctatggaaatgaataccgcagctaaacgcggccgcacgtaaacgcatgtaatcgcacagtgcaaatgcagctaatcgcagtgcctggagcattgaatttcacaaaacatttgtagcgcttttaactgcggcaaaacagccgtccgtctgaaaggggcctaaggccttcTTCACATGGCCGTTTAAATGTAGCCACTGGTGGCAGGAATTAGCAGATTCTGCAGCTGGAATGACTGGGGCATGCAATATCTGCAGCTGCTAAACCAATGACAGACTGACAGTGGCTATGACTGTTTTTACACTTGGGCTGAGGGTCGGATGTCTGAGCCTGGATGCAGCTGATAAAAGCTGCATTTATTTTGTGgttgtgtgcatgagcccttacagAAGTGCTACTGTGCAGCATCTTTATATACAGAATAATATTAGATATTGAGAATTATACctgacatacaggacaagagatgtGCTGCTTTGCAGCATCTTAATATACAGAATGataggaaaagggggaaggcagtttttagcccccctttttctcatgGGAGAGCGACGGGAATGGCAGTTTCAAGTCCCCCCTGAGGAGCCTAACGCTCTTAGGGGCAACACAGTGGAATTCACGAGAGGGGTACAGGTGACCTCTCCTGGGTCTTGTGTAAATGCCCAGGAAAAGCCTGTTTAAACTGGACAGAACCGGCCCGTTTAGGGCTATAAAAATAGGGGTTCCATCGctattgccccccccctccctgtttaATATTTTGTCGTGGCTGTTGTAATGTGGTagtgtcaccttttttttttaacaaaggggactagCTTAGCTGTTTGATATGttcaaattattaataataataaataatattattttgaAGTTAGGAAGTTTGTATTTGCAGCCTGAGCTGTAGTGGCTAGGTGAGCTCAAAGCTTATTTATATCTGAATTTGAATGATTTTATTCACAAATGTTTGAAACCAATAATAAACAACTGCAGCCTTTTTAATATCCAACAATTGTCtgctgtttatatatttttaatttaaggTTTAGGTGTTATTTCCCGTCTGCTGTCCCATAATAGATATCAGGAATTTACATCCAGCatacagaggctctttaccacatgatcagcagattaccagcacttcctggttcatgctGTAATCAGCTTTCCTTGGTTCGTGCTGACAGGGAGAGATGATTACCGGCTCTTCTGTCAGAGGGGGTGTGTGCACTGATGATCAGCACATTGATTGTCAGCGCAGCCCCCATCGGAGGTGAAAAAGGAGGGTTTCACCATATCAGGTTTAAACAGTGTAGGAGCCACATCCCTGGGATATATTGAACAAATGCCTGGCATTGCAGAGAGGGGAGACGCTACGTACACACATTTGATTCGTTCATACATAATTGGACACCATGTGGAGACTTGCCCACTGATTTGGAGCTTTATTGAAGACTCCGAATAGCTCCCGTCCCGATCTACAACAGCACAAATACGGTCACATTAAACTATTGGAATTCAGTTGATGTTACCTATCTGTTTAAAcacaaattgagattttcctagcaggtgaaggaaaatattagttatatgaagacaggaggcgagtatcttatgcatatctttctttactaaagctcatagcagaaatacataaaaacttt
This window encodes:
- the LOC120942822 gene encoding protein ALP1-like; the protein is MKRRRAIESRRRLRRYWVHPLTSQRLSIGYFALMFGELRTHGDKFYNYTRMWMESFDELLGLVRGRIIRQRTNMGRCISEEERLLLTLRYLATGASFTSLHHQFLMGISTVSTIVHDTCIAIWEELKSTVMPEPTISLWEEIAEEFWEKTNFPNCIGALDGKHIRLIKPPNSGSRYFNYKKYFSIVLLGLSDANMRFVAVDVGAYGSSGDSQIFRNSMMGQRLQYGDFNVPQPRPLPGTAGPDLPLVVLGDEAFALSTHLLRPYTRHGLTAKKRIFNYRLSRARRMVECAFGICTAKWRVLLTAMHLEVDHAVNVVLACCVLHNFLRGKEIAHNEPPLPVCEEHRGSVTTSRPSNHALQVREHFSDVFLSDDGQLPWQYDYV